A genomic segment from Papilio machaon chromosome 20, ilPapMach1.1, whole genome shotgun sequence encodes:
- the LOC106710006 gene encoding phosphatidylinositol 5-phosphate 4-kinase type-2 alpha isoform X2, translating to MSVPTTGLSKLKKKHIRVKHQKVKLFRANEPLLSVFMWGVNHTINELSHVSIPVMLLPDDFRAYSKLKVDNHLFNKENMPSHFKVKEYCPLVFRNLRERFGIDDLDYKESLTRFRKPDNYLCSRAMKRVTNKLRRSETAPSNVANMKNETHQEGLFHDASAFVKRGLTIKRLRSQPIPDDSSGKSGAKFYQSYDRLFILKTLTSEEVERMHSFLKHYHPYIVERHGKTLLPQYLGMYRLTVDGIEHYLVATRNVFSNHLNIHRKYDLKGSTVDREASEKELEKELPTLKDNDFIKQGVRIDIGDAAKDKLLETLTADVEFLTKLHLMDYSLLLGVHECGRGEAEAEAARQREAEADSEPDTDSDSDTDNRHHGDRWGYNTPPDSPRGFARHALRYEGIIPDLDIYAIPSQDGAPKKEIYFVALIDVLTHYGVKKQAAKAAKTVKYGSNVDGISTCDPEQYGKRFIEFVAKAIEGN from the exons ATGTCCGTACCCACCACAGGATTGAGCAAGTTAAAGAAGAAACATATTCGTGTAAAACATCAAAAAGTGAAATTGTTTCGTGCTAATGAACCGTTACTATCTGTTTTTATGTGGGGTGTTAATCATACg attAATGAGCTGAGCCATGTCTCGATTCCAGTTATGCTTCTTCCAGATGATTTCAGAGCTTATTCAAAGCTCAAAGTTgacaatcatttatttaataa GGAAAACATGCCATCTCATTTTAAAGTGAAGGAATACTGCCCCTTAGTGTTCAGGAACCTTCGTGAGAGATTTGGAATTGATGACCTAGATTATAAGGAGTCACTAACAAg GTTTAGAAAGCCAGATAACTACCTGTGCTCAAGGGCAATGAAGAGGGTTACCAATAAATTACGACGATCTGAGACAGCACCGTCCAATGTTGCcaatatgaaaaatgaaacTCACCAAGAAGGATTATTCCATGATGCGAGTGCATTCGTCAAACGTGGCTTGACGATAAAACGACTGAG ATCTCAGCCTATCCCGGACGATTCGTCTGGCAAGTCGGGCGCCAAGTTCTACCAGAGTTACGATCGTCTCTTCATCCTGAAAACTCTCACTTCTGAGGAAGTGGAAAGGATGCACTCTTTCCTAAAACATTATCACCCG tACATAGTGGAGCGGCACGGTAAGACGCTCTTGCCGCAATACCTTGGAATGTACCGGCTGACGGTGGACGGTATCGAGCACTACCTCGTAGCCACTAGGAACGTGTTCTCCAACCACCTCAATATACACAG AAAGTACGATCTGAAGGGATCGACGGTGGACCGCGAGGCTTCGGAGAAGGAGTTAGAGAAGGAGCTGCCCACCCTAAAGGATAATGACTTCATCAAGCAGGGCGTCAGGATCGACATCGGTGATGCCGCCAAGGACAAGCTGCTGGAGACCCTCACTGCTGACGTTGAG ttctTAACAAAACTCCACCTAATGGATTACTCTCTGCTGCTCGGCGTACACGAGTGCGGGCGCGgcgaggcggaggcggaggcggcgcGACAACGTGAAGCTGAGGCCGACAGCGAGCCCGACACCGACAGCGATAGTGATACTGACAACAGGCACCACGGCGACAG GTGGGGCTACAACACGCCGCCGGACAGCCCGCGGGGCTTCGCGCGACACGCGCTGCGCTATGAGGGCATCATTCCAGATCTAGATATATACGCTATACCAAGCCAGGAtg GTGCacctaaaaaagaaatatacttTGTCGCCCTAATCGATGTGCTCACACATTACGGAGTCAAAAAACAg GCAGCGAAAGCAGCGAAAACTGTGAAATACGGCAGTAATGTTGATGGTATATCTACATGTGATCCAGAACAGTACGGGAAGAGATTCATTGAATTTGTTGCTAAAGCTATTGAAGGTAACTAG
- the LOC106710006 gene encoding phosphatidylinositol 5-phosphate 4-kinase type-2 alpha isoform X3 produces the protein MSVPTTGLSKLKKKHIRVKHQKVKLFRANEPLLSVFMWGVNHTINELSHVSIPVMLLPDDFRAYSKLKVDNHLFNKENMPSHFKVKEYCPLVFRNLRERFGIDDLDYKESLTRFRKPDNYLCSRAMKRVTNKLRRSETAPSNVANMKNETHQEGLFHDASAFVKRGLTIKRLRSQPIPDDSSGKSGAKFYQSYDRLFILKTLTSEEVERMHSFLKHYHPYIVERHGKTLLPQYLGMYRLTVDGIEHYLVATRNVFSNHLNIHRKYDLKGSTVDREASEKELEKELPTLKDNDFIKQGVRIDIGDAAKDKLLETLTADVEFLTKLHLMDYSLLLGVHECGRGEAEAEAARQREAEADSEPDTDSDSDTDNRHHGDSPRGFARHALRYEGIIPDLDIYAIPSQDGAPKKEIYFVALIDVLTHYGVKKQAAKAAKTVKYGSNVDGISTCDPEQYGKRFIEFVAKAIEGN, from the exons ATGTCCGTACCCACCACAGGATTGAGCAAGTTAAAGAAGAAACATATTCGTGTAAAACATCAAAAAGTGAAATTGTTTCGTGCTAATGAACCGTTACTATCTGTTTTTATGTGGGGTGTTAATCATACg attAATGAGCTGAGCCATGTCTCGATTCCAGTTATGCTTCTTCCAGATGATTTCAGAGCTTATTCAAAGCTCAAAGTTgacaatcatttatttaataa GGAAAACATGCCATCTCATTTTAAAGTGAAGGAATACTGCCCCTTAGTGTTCAGGAACCTTCGTGAGAGATTTGGAATTGATGACCTAGATTATAAGGAGTCACTAACAAg GTTTAGAAAGCCAGATAACTACCTGTGCTCAAGGGCAATGAAGAGGGTTACCAATAAATTACGACGATCTGAGACAGCACCGTCCAATGTTGCcaatatgaaaaatgaaacTCACCAAGAAGGATTATTCCATGATGCGAGTGCATTCGTCAAACGTGGCTTGACGATAAAACGACTGAG ATCTCAGCCTATCCCGGACGATTCGTCTGGCAAGTCGGGCGCCAAGTTCTACCAGAGTTACGATCGTCTCTTCATCCTGAAAACTCTCACTTCTGAGGAAGTGGAAAGGATGCACTCTTTCCTAAAACATTATCACCCG tACATAGTGGAGCGGCACGGTAAGACGCTCTTGCCGCAATACCTTGGAATGTACCGGCTGACGGTGGACGGTATCGAGCACTACCTCGTAGCCACTAGGAACGTGTTCTCCAACCACCTCAATATACACAG AAAGTACGATCTGAAGGGATCGACGGTGGACCGCGAGGCTTCGGAGAAGGAGTTAGAGAAGGAGCTGCCCACCCTAAAGGATAATGACTTCATCAAGCAGGGCGTCAGGATCGACATCGGTGATGCCGCCAAGGACAAGCTGCTGGAGACCCTCACTGCTGACGTTGAG ttctTAACAAAACTCCACCTAATGGATTACTCTCTGCTGCTCGGCGTACACGAGTGCGGGCGCGgcgaggcggaggcggaggcggcgcGACAACGTGAAGCTGAGGCCGACAGCGAGCCCGACACCGACAGCGATAGTGATACTGACAACAGGCACCACGGCGACAG CCCGCGGGGCTTCGCGCGACACGCGCTGCGCTATGAGGGCATCATTCCAGATCTAGATATATACGCTATACCAAGCCAGGAtg GTGCacctaaaaaagaaatatacttTGTCGCCCTAATCGATGTGCTCACACATTACGGAGTCAAAAAACAg GCAGCGAAAGCAGCGAAAACTGTGAAATACGGCAGTAATGTTGATGGTATATCTACATGTGATCCAGAACAGTACGGGAAGAGATTCATTGAATTTGTTGCTAAAGCTATTGAAGGTAACTAG
- the LOC106710006 gene encoding phosphatidylinositol 5-phosphate 4-kinase type-2 alpha isoform X5, with product MSVPTTGLSKLKKKHIRVKHQKVKLFRANEPLLSVFMWGVNHTINELSHVSIPVMLLPDDFRAYSKLKVDNHLFNKENMPSHFKVKEYCPLVFRNLRERFGIDDLDYKESLTRSQPIPDDSSGKSGAKFYQSYDRLFILKTLTSEEVERMHSFLKHYHPYIVERHGKTLLPQYLGMYRLTVDGIEHYLVATRNVFSNHLNIHRKYDLKGSTVDREASEKELEKELPTLKDNDFIKQGVRIDIGDAAKDKLLETLTADVEFLTKLHLMDYSLLLGVHECGRGEAEAEAARQREAEADSEPDTDSDSDTDNRHHGDRWGYNTPPDSPRGFARHALRYEGIIPDLDIYAIPSQDGAPKKEIYFVALIDVLTHYGVKKQAAKAAKTVKYGSNVDGISTCDPEQYGKRFIEFVAKAIEGN from the exons ATGTCCGTACCCACCACAGGATTGAGCAAGTTAAAGAAGAAACATATTCGTGTAAAACATCAAAAAGTGAAATTGTTTCGTGCTAATGAACCGTTACTATCTGTTTTTATGTGGGGTGTTAATCATACg attAATGAGCTGAGCCATGTCTCGATTCCAGTTATGCTTCTTCCAGATGATTTCAGAGCTTATTCAAAGCTCAAAGTTgacaatcatttatttaataa GGAAAACATGCCATCTCATTTTAAAGTGAAGGAATACTGCCCCTTAGTGTTCAGGAACCTTCGTGAGAGATTTGGAATTGATGACCTAGATTATAAGGAGTCACTAACAAg ATCTCAGCCTATCCCGGACGATTCGTCTGGCAAGTCGGGCGCCAAGTTCTACCAGAGTTACGATCGTCTCTTCATCCTGAAAACTCTCACTTCTGAGGAAGTGGAAAGGATGCACTCTTTCCTAAAACATTATCACCCG tACATAGTGGAGCGGCACGGTAAGACGCTCTTGCCGCAATACCTTGGAATGTACCGGCTGACGGTGGACGGTATCGAGCACTACCTCGTAGCCACTAGGAACGTGTTCTCCAACCACCTCAATATACACAG AAAGTACGATCTGAAGGGATCGACGGTGGACCGCGAGGCTTCGGAGAAGGAGTTAGAGAAGGAGCTGCCCACCCTAAAGGATAATGACTTCATCAAGCAGGGCGTCAGGATCGACATCGGTGATGCCGCCAAGGACAAGCTGCTGGAGACCCTCACTGCTGACGTTGAG ttctTAACAAAACTCCACCTAATGGATTACTCTCTGCTGCTCGGCGTACACGAGTGCGGGCGCGgcgaggcggaggcggaggcggcgcGACAACGTGAAGCTGAGGCCGACAGCGAGCCCGACACCGACAGCGATAGTGATACTGACAACAGGCACCACGGCGACAG GTGGGGCTACAACACGCCGCCGGACAGCCCGCGGGGCTTCGCGCGACACGCGCTGCGCTATGAGGGCATCATTCCAGATCTAGATATATACGCTATACCAAGCCAGGAtg GTGCacctaaaaaagaaatatacttTGTCGCCCTAATCGATGTGCTCACACATTACGGAGTCAAAAAACAg GCAGCGAAAGCAGCGAAAACTGTGAAATACGGCAGTAATGTTGATGGTATATCTACATGTGATCCAGAACAGTACGGGAAGAGATTCATTGAATTTGTTGCTAAAGCTATTGAAGGTAACTAG
- the LOC106710023 gene encoding very-long-chain (3R)-3-hydroxyacyl-CoA dehydratase, translating to MVVPSPFVYWAQTDKLITLKIDLKNVVKPDVDIIDNKIKFFGKGIGAHGDTQYGFSLDLFSSLKSDDDQGPTIRLFENRVELILKKEKDAWWPRLTAQPQKPAWLKINFDLWKSEDGIDSDEEARDVMKDYPGMYDQLHKEEMGYRKEDFKKVYLIVYNLFQFIGFTYVLAVMGVRYAKLEYESVSDTYENVGSAMKFLQLMQYLEVMHPMFGYTKGGVLVPFLQISGRAFVLFVMIEAEPRMQTKPVVFYLFLIWGLIEVVRYPFYITQIYKKEIYLLTWLRYTLWIPLYPLGILCESIVILRNIPYFEETQKFSVSMPNEWNFAFHLPSIMRVYLLVLTFPGMFFVMSHMHKLRTVKLKPKVIIKKSK from the exons ATGGTTGTGCCTAGTCCATTTGTATATTGGGCTCAAACTGATAAGTTAATAACCctgaaaattgatttaaaaaatgtcgtCAAGCCCGACGTAGATATTATTGATAATAAGATAAAGTTTTTCGGAAAAGGTATCGGTGCGCACGGTGATACACAATATGGATTTAGTTTGGATTTGTTTTCATCACTTAAGTCT GATGATGATCAAGGCCCTACAATTAGACTGTTTGAAAATAGAGTAGAATTGATAttgaagaaagaaaaagatgCTTGGTGGCCCCGCCTTACTGCACAGCCCCAAAAGCCTGCATGGTTAAAG atcaATTTCGACCTTTGGAAGTCCGAAGATGGTATAGATAGTGATGAGGAAGCGAGAGATGTAATGAAGGACTATCCCGGAATGTATGATCAACTTCATAAGGAAGAAATGGGGTATAGAAAAG aagactttaaaaaagtatacttGATAGTGTACAATTTGTTCCAATTCATTGGCTTCACATATGTACTTGCTGTGATGGGTGTGCGCTATGCTAAACTGGAGTATGAATCAGTTTCGGATACATATGAAAATGTTGGCTCCGCTATGAAGTTCCTACAGTTAATGCAGTATCTGGAAGTTATGCATCCAATGTTCGGATATACAAAG GGTGGTGTTTTGGTACCGTTTCTGCAAATAAGTGGTCGTGCATTTGTATTGTTTGTAATGATAGAGGCAGAGCCCAGAATGCAGACCAAACCTGTTGTATTCTATTTGTTCCTAATATGGGGTCTTATTGAAGTTGTCag gtATCCATTCTACATAACTCAGATATACAAGaaagagatttatttattaacatggTTACGTTATACTCTATGGATACCACTCTATCCATTAGGTATACTCTGTGAATCCATTGTTATTTTACGTAATATTCCATATTTTGAGGAAACTCAGAAGTTTTCAGTATCAATGCCTAACGAATGGAATTTTGCATTTCATTTACCTTCTATAATGAGAGTTTatcttttagttttaacaTTCCCCGGCATGTTTTTCGTTATGAGTCACATGCATAAACTAAGAACTGTGAAACTTAAACCGaaagtaattataaagaagtctaaataa
- the LOC106710006 gene encoding phosphatidylinositol 5-phosphate 4-kinase type-2 alpha isoform X1 produces the protein MSVPTTGLSKLKKKHIRVKHQKVKLFRANEPLLSVFMWGVNHTINELSHVSIPVMLLPDDFRAYSKLKVDNHLFNKENMPSHFKVKEYCPLVFRNLRERFGIDDLDYKESLTRFRKPDNYLCSRAMKRVTNKLRRSETAPSNVANMKNETHQEGLFHDASAFVKRGLTIKRLRSQPIPDDSSGKSGAKFYQSYDRLFILKTLTSEEVERMHSFLKHYHPYIVERHGKTLLPQYLGMYRLTVDGIEHYLVATRNVFSNHLNIHRKYDLKGSTVDREASEKELEKELPTLKDNDFIKQGVRIDIGDAAKDKLLETLTADVEFLTKLHLMDYSLLLGVHECGRGEAEAEAARQREAEADSEPDTDSDSDTDNRHHGDSRWGYNTPPDSPRGFARHALRYEGIIPDLDIYAIPSQDGAPKKEIYFVALIDVLTHYGVKKQAAKAAKTVKYGSNVDGISTCDPEQYGKRFIEFVAKAIEGN, from the exons ATGTCCGTACCCACCACAGGATTGAGCAAGTTAAAGAAGAAACATATTCGTGTAAAACATCAAAAAGTGAAATTGTTTCGTGCTAATGAACCGTTACTATCTGTTTTTATGTGGGGTGTTAATCATACg attAATGAGCTGAGCCATGTCTCGATTCCAGTTATGCTTCTTCCAGATGATTTCAGAGCTTATTCAAAGCTCAAAGTTgacaatcatttatttaataa GGAAAACATGCCATCTCATTTTAAAGTGAAGGAATACTGCCCCTTAGTGTTCAGGAACCTTCGTGAGAGATTTGGAATTGATGACCTAGATTATAAGGAGTCACTAACAAg GTTTAGAAAGCCAGATAACTACCTGTGCTCAAGGGCAATGAAGAGGGTTACCAATAAATTACGACGATCTGAGACAGCACCGTCCAATGTTGCcaatatgaaaaatgaaacTCACCAAGAAGGATTATTCCATGATGCGAGTGCATTCGTCAAACGTGGCTTGACGATAAAACGACTGAG ATCTCAGCCTATCCCGGACGATTCGTCTGGCAAGTCGGGCGCCAAGTTCTACCAGAGTTACGATCGTCTCTTCATCCTGAAAACTCTCACTTCTGAGGAAGTGGAAAGGATGCACTCTTTCCTAAAACATTATCACCCG tACATAGTGGAGCGGCACGGTAAGACGCTCTTGCCGCAATACCTTGGAATGTACCGGCTGACGGTGGACGGTATCGAGCACTACCTCGTAGCCACTAGGAACGTGTTCTCCAACCACCTCAATATACACAG AAAGTACGATCTGAAGGGATCGACGGTGGACCGCGAGGCTTCGGAGAAGGAGTTAGAGAAGGAGCTGCCCACCCTAAAGGATAATGACTTCATCAAGCAGGGCGTCAGGATCGACATCGGTGATGCCGCCAAGGACAAGCTGCTGGAGACCCTCACTGCTGACGTTGAG ttctTAACAAAACTCCACCTAATGGATTACTCTCTGCTGCTCGGCGTACACGAGTGCGGGCGCGgcgaggcggaggcggaggcggcgcGACAACGTGAAGCTGAGGCCGACAGCGAGCCCGACACCGACAGCGATAGTGATACTGACAACAGGCACCACGGCGACAG CAGGTGGGGCTACAACACGCCGCCGGACAGCCCGCGGGGCTTCGCGCGACACGCGCTGCGCTATGAGGGCATCATTCCAGATCTAGATATATACGCTATACCAAGCCAGGAtg GTGCacctaaaaaagaaatatacttTGTCGCCCTAATCGATGTGCTCACACATTACGGAGTCAAAAAACAg GCAGCGAAAGCAGCGAAAACTGTGAAATACGGCAGTAATGTTGATGGTATATCTACATGTGATCCAGAACAGTACGGGAAGAGATTCATTGAATTTGTTGCTAAAGCTATTGAAGGTAACTAG
- the LOC106710006 gene encoding phosphatidylinositol 5-phosphate 4-kinase type-2 alpha isoform X4, translating into MSVPTTGLSKLKKKHIRVKHQKVKLFRANEPLLSVFMWGVNHTINELSHVSIPVMLLPDDFRAYSKLKVDNHLFNKENMPSHFKVKEYCPLVFRNLRERFGIDDLDYKESLTRSQPIPDDSSGKSGAKFYQSYDRLFILKTLTSEEVERMHSFLKHYHPYIVERHGKTLLPQYLGMYRLTVDGIEHYLVATRNVFSNHLNIHRKYDLKGSTVDREASEKELEKELPTLKDNDFIKQGVRIDIGDAAKDKLLETLTADVEFLTKLHLMDYSLLLGVHECGRGEAEAEAARQREAEADSEPDTDSDSDTDNRHHGDSRWGYNTPPDSPRGFARHALRYEGIIPDLDIYAIPSQDGAPKKEIYFVALIDVLTHYGVKKQAAKAAKTVKYGSNVDGISTCDPEQYGKRFIEFVAKAIEGN; encoded by the exons ATGTCCGTACCCACCACAGGATTGAGCAAGTTAAAGAAGAAACATATTCGTGTAAAACATCAAAAAGTGAAATTGTTTCGTGCTAATGAACCGTTACTATCTGTTTTTATGTGGGGTGTTAATCATACg attAATGAGCTGAGCCATGTCTCGATTCCAGTTATGCTTCTTCCAGATGATTTCAGAGCTTATTCAAAGCTCAAAGTTgacaatcatttatttaataa GGAAAACATGCCATCTCATTTTAAAGTGAAGGAATACTGCCCCTTAGTGTTCAGGAACCTTCGTGAGAGATTTGGAATTGATGACCTAGATTATAAGGAGTCACTAACAAg ATCTCAGCCTATCCCGGACGATTCGTCTGGCAAGTCGGGCGCCAAGTTCTACCAGAGTTACGATCGTCTCTTCATCCTGAAAACTCTCACTTCTGAGGAAGTGGAAAGGATGCACTCTTTCCTAAAACATTATCACCCG tACATAGTGGAGCGGCACGGTAAGACGCTCTTGCCGCAATACCTTGGAATGTACCGGCTGACGGTGGACGGTATCGAGCACTACCTCGTAGCCACTAGGAACGTGTTCTCCAACCACCTCAATATACACAG AAAGTACGATCTGAAGGGATCGACGGTGGACCGCGAGGCTTCGGAGAAGGAGTTAGAGAAGGAGCTGCCCACCCTAAAGGATAATGACTTCATCAAGCAGGGCGTCAGGATCGACATCGGTGATGCCGCCAAGGACAAGCTGCTGGAGACCCTCACTGCTGACGTTGAG ttctTAACAAAACTCCACCTAATGGATTACTCTCTGCTGCTCGGCGTACACGAGTGCGGGCGCGgcgaggcggaggcggaggcggcgcGACAACGTGAAGCTGAGGCCGACAGCGAGCCCGACACCGACAGCGATAGTGATACTGACAACAGGCACCACGGCGACAG CAGGTGGGGCTACAACACGCCGCCGGACAGCCCGCGGGGCTTCGCGCGACACGCGCTGCGCTATGAGGGCATCATTCCAGATCTAGATATATACGCTATACCAAGCCAGGAtg GTGCacctaaaaaagaaatatacttTGTCGCCCTAATCGATGTGCTCACACATTACGGAGTCAAAAAACAg GCAGCGAAAGCAGCGAAAACTGTGAAATACGGCAGTAATGTTGATGGTATATCTACATGTGATCCAGAACAGTACGGGAAGAGATTCATTGAATTTGTTGCTAAAGCTATTGAAGGTAACTAG
- the LOC106710016 gene encoding proteasome subunit beta type-3 → MSILAYNGGAVVAMKGQDCVAIATDKRFGIQAQTISTNFPKVYQMGPTLYVGLPGLATDTQTVFQRLKFRMNLYELKENRVMRPKTFSAMLSNLLYEKRFGPYFIEPVIAGLDPIDNQPYVCNMDLIGCPNEPEDFVVSGTCSEQLYGMCEALWEPNLKPNELFETISQALVNAADRDAISGWGAVVYIIEKDKITEKHVKTRMD, encoded by the exons ATG tcaattttagCCTACAATGGTGGTGCAGTGGTGGCGATGAAAGGTCAAGACTGTGTAGCCATAGCTACGGATAAGCGTTTTGGTATACAAGCTCAAACCATATCCACAAACTTTCCCAAAGTCTACCAAATGGGGCCTACTTTGTACGTCGGTCTACCTGGTCTAGCCACCGACACACAGACTGTATTCCAAAGGCTTAAATTcag gatgAATTTGTATGAGTTAAAAGAGAATAGAGTAATGAGGCCAAAGACATTCTCAGCCATGTTGTCCAACTTATTGTATGAGAAGCGTTTTGGACCATACTTCATTGAGCCTGTCATTGCAGGCCTCGACCCTATTGATAATCAACCTTATGTCTGTAATATGGACCTG ATTGGCTGTCCCAATGAGCCGGAAGATTTTGTAGTGTCAGGAACATGTTCGGAACAGTTGTATGGTATGTGTGAAGCATTGTGGGAACCCAATCTCAAGCCCAATGAGTTATTTGAAACTATCTCACAG GCTCTAGTGAACGCTGCAGACCGCGATGCTATCTCTGGTTGGGGCGCGGTCGTTTACATCATAGAAAAGGACAAAATCACCGAGAAACATGTCAAGACAAGGATGGATTAA
- the LOC106709981 gene encoding beta-ureidopropionase-like, with the protein MDGEANSLETIINNNLNGYDLEQYNRIYYGRRNHLEVPIKESSKDKSEEFDFDIIAYSFPAKIEQIRPARIVKIGVIQHSIVLPTDQPISLQKAAIFEKVKVIIETAGEEGVNILCLQELWNMPMFVATREKHPWCEFAESAENGPTTRFISELAAKYSMVIVSPILERDENHSDILWNTAVVISDNGNVIGKHRKNHVPRVGDFNESTYYMEGNTGHPVFATRYGKIAVNICFGRHHVLNWMMFGHNGAEIVFNPSATVGGDTGSEYMWNIEARNAAITNSYFTAAINRVGNERFKSEFTSGDGMPAHHSFGPFYGSSYICAPDGVRCPGLSRTRDGLLIGVLDLNLNRQVRDRTCYQMTQRLDLYVNSLSKVLDIDYKPQVVYEKRK; encoded by the coding sequence ATGGACGGCGAAGCGAACAGTCTTGAGACTATCATCAATAATAACCTAAATGGTTACGATTTGGAGCAGTACAATCGAATATACTACGGAAGAAGGAATCATTTAGAAGTCCCTATAAAAGAATCTTCAAAAGATAAATCGGAAGAATtcgattttgatataattgcGTATTCTTTTCCCGCCAAAATTGAACAAATTCGACCAGCCAGGATAGTTAAGATTGGAGTTATACAACATTCAATCGTTCTACCGACGGATCAACCGATTAGTTTACAGAAAGCGGCAATTTTCGAGAAAGTTAAAGTGATCATAGAGACGGCCGGTGAGGAAGGGGTGAACATCCTATGTCTCCAGGAGTTGTGGAACATGCCAATGTTTGTCGCGACCAGAGAGAAGCACCCGTGGTGCGAGTTCGCCGAGTCCGCAGAGAACGGACCCACCACTAGATTTATTTCGGAACTGGCAGCTAAATATTCCATGGTGATCGTGTCTCCGATTTTAGAGCGAGATGAAAATCATAGTGACATTTTGTGGAACACCGCAGTCGTGATCAGTGACAATGGTAACGTGATCGGCAAGCATCGGAAGAATCATGTGCCAAGAGTCGGGGACTTCAACGAGTCAACTTACTATATGGAAGGTAACACGGGCCATCCGGTATTCGCGACTCGCTATGGTAAGATAGCTGTCAACATCTGCTTCGGCCGACACCACGTCCTTAACTGGATGATGTTTGGTCACAACGGAGCGGAGATCGTGTTTAACCCCTCGGCAACCGTTGGTGGTGATACCGGGAGTGAGTACATGTGGAATATAGAAGCTAGAAATGCAGCTATAACTAATAGTTACTTCACCGCGGCAATCAATAGAGTTGGGaatgaaagatttaaaagtgAATTTACCTCGGGGGATGGGATGCCCGCTCATCATAGCTTCGGGCCTTTTTACGGGTCGAGTTATATCTGCGCGCCCGATGGTGTCCGATGCCCTGGACTATCGCGCACTAGGGACGGACTCCTCATCGGGGTGTTGGACTTGAACCTGAACAGGCAAGTGAGGGACCGCACTTGTTACCAAATGACGCAACGTTTGGATTTGTACGTGAACAGTTTGAGTAAAGTTttagatatagattataaaccACAAGTTGTGTACGAAAAGAGAAAatag